The DNA sequence CACGACCAGCGGATGAAGCGGTCCCGTGTCGGCGCCCCGATGACGTTTACGATCCACGACAAGGGTCTCTCCACGATGATCGACTGGAGGAACCGTGACTCCTACGGCCGTGCCATCTCCTCCAAAAACCGTGCCCAGCTCTACCGTCTGCGCAAGTGGCAGCGTCGTATCCGTGTCTCAAACGCAACAGAGAGGAACCTCGCCTTCGCCCTCTCCGAACTGGACCGTATGGCATCCGCACTCGGTCTTCCGCGAAACGTGCGTGAGACCGCCGCCGTCGTCTACCGCGATGCGGTCGACAAGAACCTCATCCGCGGACGGTCGATCGAGGGCGTCGCCGCAGCAGCGCTCTATGCAGCCTGCCGCCAGTGCAGCGTCCCCCGTACCCTCGACGAGATTGCCGAGGTGTCCCGTGTCTCAAGAAAGGAGATCGGCAGGACCTACCGGTTCATCTCCCGTGAACTCGGGTTAAAGCTCCTCCCGACGTCCCCCATCGACTACGTCCCGCGGTTCTGCTCCGGTCTGAACCTCAAGGGCGAGGTCCAGTCCCGTGCGGTCGAGATCCTCCGGCAGGCGGGCGAGCGCGAACTGACGAGCGGGCGCGGCCCGACCGGTGTCGCCGCAGCCGCCATCTACATCTCCTCCATCCTCGGCGGCGAACGCCGGACCCAGCGCGAGGTCGCAGAGGTCGCAGGCGTCACCGAGGTCACCATCCGCAACCGCTACAAGGAGCTTGCGGAGAAACTGGATATCGAGATTATCCTCTAATTTGATATTCTCCCACACCAATACTATTTTGGACAAATGACCGGAGACCGCACGCAGGGTCGCCGGGAGCGTTCCGAGGGCCTGTAGATCAGGGGGAGATCGCTACGTTCGCAACGTAGAGGCCGCGGGTTCAAATCCCGCCAGGTCCACTCGTTTTTCATCATTCGGCTGTCAGGAGAATACGCCGTACATCCATTCTTTGGACGTTTTTTCGACATTCCATGCCCCGAATGGACGGCCGCCCCCATCAGCGCCGGTACCCTCCGGCGTCCGAAACGATGGCATGACGGTTGGTCAGGCAGCGTGAAAGGCAGAAAGCAGGCGCTCCCTTCTCGAGACCATCCAAAGTCCCTGAACCTGCGCTCTGCACCCGGGTAACGAAATCCCTGCGGGGGAATGCCCGAGAGGAATATGAAAATAT is a window from the Methanovulcanius yangii genome containing:
- a CDS encoding transcription initiation factor IIB; the encoded protein is MQEIEKLKQLQSQREALRQRTAEKQEKTTKIEETTKTVCPECGSRQLVQDYERAELVCQNCGLVLDEEFIDRGPEWRAFDHDQRMKRSRVGAPMTFTIHDKGLSTMIDWRNRDSYGRAISSKNRAQLYRLRKWQRRIRVSNATERNLAFALSELDRMASALGLPRNVRETAAVVYRDAVDKNLIRGRSIEGVAAAALYAACRQCSVPRTLDEIAEVSRVSRKEIGRTYRFISRELGLKLLPTSPIDYVPRFCSGLNLKGEVQSRAVEILRQAGERELTSGRGPTGVAAAAIYISSILGGERRTQREVAEVAGVTEVTIRNRYKELAEKLDIEIIL